Part of the Geoanaerobacter pelophilus genome, TTGCCTCTAGCTCCCGTTCCAGCTCTGGTATGAACACCGCGCCGGCTGATGACTTTCCCAAAAGAACACTCTTGATCACGTTGCGCGTTGACCCTGCGTAATTACTGGCAAATATGAGTGGGGGCTCCCGTTTGGCCAGCATGTGGCGGACAAAGACACTGCACAGGTTCTTGTTCCCGACGAACGAGATCGTCTCGCCGGAGAGATCGTCAAGGGTTCTAAAGGGGGAATCTTTGCGAACGAAAACCCCGATCGCAATAGCCTTGCCGCCGCGCACCAGCGGAATGTATTGGTGTGTTTGGTGAGCTACTACGGTCTGGATGGGAGAGGCGAAGATGAAATCGGGGTTGCCTTCCCCAATTTCACGCTCAAAGTCTGCCATCCGTTCGAATAGTTTCAGGCTGAAACGGATGCCGGTTTTTTGTGTCAGCCACTCCAGCAGAGGGGTCCATTGAGTATGCATGGTAACAGTTGGTACAGAGGGGATGACGGCAATGGTGTATGACATGTTTTCTGCTGCTTTTGCTGGTGAAACTGCACCTGCTAAGAGTGCTGCGCACAATTCGATTACTATTATCAGTCTGTTCATAGTCTGCTCCTGCACTTATCAGGTTCTGCAACCGTTTCGCTGTGAGCTGCCTTGTCGGCTTCCAACTCTGATAGTCTTTCCTTCAGCTGAACCATCCGTAGTTCGCGCCCAACAAAAGCCTTGTTCAACTGCTCCAGCTCATGGTTCCTCAGTTCGAGTTCCATTGTACGTTCTCTGACTCGCTGCTCCAGTTCTTCATTGAGTCTTATAATTTTCTCTTCCGCCTGTTTGCGCTCAGTTATGTCGGTTATGACGCCATCGTATGACTGAAGCTCGCCGTCAGGGCCGACGCAGGGAACAAGCGTGGTCTGCACCCAGCGGATCGAGCCGTCCTTGTGCTGAATCCGGTGTTCAAAGGTATCAGTGGTTTTATCTTTCTGGAGATGCTGAGCCGCATCAACAACTGTCTGGCGGTCTTCCGGGTAAATCATGCGATACCAGAGGTCAGGGTCAGCCGCGTACTCTTCGGCAGAAAAACCGGTTACTGCCAAACAACCCGGGCCATGCTCCGTAGCAACGGTTTTTTCGCCATCCATGACAACCGTGTACATATAACTGGTGACCGAGGCAAGGAGGTCACGAAAACGTTGCTCGCTCTCACGCAGAGTTTCCAGTGCTGCATGCAGTTCAGCTGTACGCTCACGGATAGCTGTTTCAAGCTGCAGCTCGGTCATCTCCAGCATCATGCGTTGTTGATACAGATCGCAAAAAACCCGTATCTTGCTGCGCAGGATAGTTGGCTCGATCGGTTTCAACAGGTAATCAAACGCCCCGGTTTCATATCCCTTGAACTGGTGTTCCGTGTCTTTCAAGGCTGCGCTGATAAATATGATCGGTACGCGGCTGGTTTTAGGGTTTGCCCGCATCAGTTCGGCTGTCTCAAAACCGTCCATGCCAGGCATCCTGACATCCAGAAGAACGATCGCGAAATCATGCTTCAGTGAGAGGCTCAGCGCCTCATTCCCAGATTGTGCAGTGAAAAGCGCGAGACCCATGTCATCCAGAAGCGCTTCCAGCGCAATGAGGTTCTCAGGACGATCATCAACCAGCAAGATCGGTATTTTATCGGTTTCCATGGCTCTCCAGCTCCTTGATCTTTCCACCATCAGTAATTCCCGGCATCATCTTCAAAACGTCCAGCAGGTTGCGCGCCCCCATGTTCCTGATCTCTTCAACGGTGATGACAGTTGCAATGGCCGAGGCCTTGCGCAAGAGAAGGTTCAACCGCCCAGGTTGTACGACCTGAAATGTGAAAGCACCCCAACCACAAGACAATTAACAATATTTGGTTTTTGGGTTGTAGCCTCATATTTTCGCCTCCAGAGCTTTGATCCGCTCCTTCAACTCCACCATCTTCAACTCTCTGCCGACATAACTCTTGAGCATGTTCTGCAGATCGGCGTTTTTAGCCTCCAGTTCGGCGGTGCGCTCGCGCACCCGTTGCTCCAGCCGTTCGTTTGCCTGCTCCAGCTCGTTCTGGGCAGCGCGGCGCTCCTCCATCTCTTTTTCCAACAGGAGCGCCTGCTCCTGCAGGCTCTCCTGTGCCACCTGCCGCTCGGCGATCTCCTGATCAAGCTCGTACGTCCGCTGCATAAGCGCCTCTTCTGCCTGCTTGTGCCGGGTGATGTCCTGGAAGGCCACCACCACCCCAACGATTTCCGTCCCCTGCTTCATGGCGGAAGCGACCAGCGAAACAGGGAACATACTGCCGTCCTTACGCGTAAACGTCACTTCAGCCTCGCGCTTCACCCCATCACGCAGGGTATGGAGAACGGGACACGCTTCCGGATGGTTGGGGAGTCCGCTCTCCGTATGCCGATGAAACAGGTCGTGGATCTTTACTTCGATGAGTTCGCTTGCGGCAAACCCCAGCATTGTCAAGGCGGCAGGGTTGACAAATATGCATCTCTCCCACGCATCGACGCCGTATACTCCTTCGGCCAGGCTGGCGAGAAGCAGTCGTTCCTTTTCCGCCAGTCGCTCCACTTCGCGCAGTGAGCGATTAGCGCGGCGGTACAACACGATCAGCCCAGCACTGGCAACCGACAAAAGCAGCAGCAACCCACCCAGGGTAACGATCCACGGCGCATGCCGCTTCCAAAGGTCGGCAAGGGTGAATTCCGGCGGCCGGTCAAAGGGGGGGAGGCGCAGCTTCCGGAGCAGGTGCTCTACGCCGTCATAATTGGCGGGAACGGTGAAGCCGCTGATGGTGGCGGCGGGGCCGGTGAGGCTGTTGCGCGGCAGCAGGAAGAGGGCGGCCGCCAGGCGTGCCGCCAGTTCCGATTCAACATGCGGCAGCACCGCCACCGGCCATTCCGGATAGAGTCGGGTGGAGACAACAAACGGGCTGTGGGGAGCGTTCCGCCGATTAATGATCTTGAGTCGTTCCGGGTCGAGTTTGCCTTCCCTGATCATCCCCTCGATGACGCCGGCCCGGGCAAAGCCGACGTCGGCACGACCGGCCAGGACCGCTTCGATAACCTTGTCATGTGGTTGTCCGGTTATCACTAACCGTTCGTGGGGCGGCATCGGCAACCCCGCCTCCACCATCTCCATCTCTTGCATCTGGAAACCGCCGAACGCATCGGTAGCGACCGTGGCAATCTTTTTGTCGGAAAGGTCCGCGAGCGACGTGATATCGCCGCGGTCGGAGCGGGCAATTATGACCCCGCCGTAGGTGCTGAGCTCATGGGTGCCCATTCGGGAGACCATGGTCGCCAACGGAGAGGAAAAACCGCAGGTCTGCTTGAGGAGAACGAAGTGACTGGCGGTCGTGATCACCACATCAGTCGAGCGTTTTTTCGCAACATCGGCCAGTTCCGTATAGTCGTATACCGCCAGTTCTACCGGCTGCTTAAGGGCCATCCGCAGATACTCCGCCACCGGCTGCCACTGTGCCAGCGCCTGCGGCTTGGGCCGATAGGCTAGTACACCGAGCTTAAGCGTTACCTCGTCTTGCGCGGCGAATGCCGTACAGGCAACCAGCAGCAGAGTAATGACAGCAATGAGGCGTGTCATGATCCACTCCGT contains:
- a CDS encoding phosphate/phosphite/phosphonate ABC transporter substrate-binding protein, translating into MNRLIIVIELCAALLAGAVSPAKAAENMSYTIAVIPSVPTVTMHTQWTPLLEWLTQKTGIRFSLKLFERMADFEREIGEGNPDFIFASPIQTVVAHQTHQYIPLVRGGKAIAIGVFVRKDSPFRTLDDLSGETISFVGNKNLCSVFVRHMLAKREPPLIFASNYAGSTRNVIKSVLLGKSSAGAVFIPELERELEANREQLRSVIETPKIAPHPLSAHPRVPFNVRERVKSALLELASLKNGAELLRTVRLPSPVAADYKNDYQSLELIDIRELTDWGR
- a CDS encoding response regulator; amino-acid sequence: METDKIPILLVDDRPENLIALEALLDDMGLALFTAQSGNEALSLSLKHDFAIVLLDVRMPGMDGFETAELMRANPKTSRVPIIFISAALKDTEHQFKGYETGAFDYLLKPIEPTILRSKIRVFCDLYQQRMMLEMTELQLETAIRERTAELHAALETLRESEQRFRDLLASVTSYMYTVVMDGEKTVATEHGPGCLAVTGFSAEEYAADPDLWYRMIYPEDRQTVVDAAQHLQKDKTTDTFEHRIQHKDGSIRWVQTTLVPCVGPDGELQSYDGVITDITERKQAEEKIIRLNEELEQRVRERTMELELRNHELEQLNKAFVGRELRMVQLKERLSELEADKAAHSETVAEPDKCRSRL
- a CDS encoding TonB-dependent receptor plug domain-containing protein, with product MNLLLRKASAIATVITVEEIRNMGARNLLDVLKMMPGITDGGKIKELESHGNR
- a CDS encoding phosphate/phosphite/phosphonate ABC transporter substrate-binding protein, encoding MTRLIAVITLLLVACTAFAAQDEVTLKLGVLAYRPKPQALAQWQPVAEYLRMALKQPVELAVYDYTELADVAKKRSTDVVITTASHFVLLKQTCGFSSPLATMVSRMGTHELSTYGGVIIARSDRGDITSLADLSDKKIATVATDAFGGFQMQEMEMVEAGLPMPPHERLVITGQPHDKVIEAVLAGRADVGFARAGVIEGMIREGKLDPERLKIINRRNAPHSPFVVSTRLYPEWPVAVLPHVESELAARLAAALFLLPRNSLTGPAATISGFTVPANYDGVEHLLRKLRLPPFDRPPEFTLADLWKRHAPWIVTLGGLLLLLSVASAGLIVLYRRANRSLREVERLAEKERLLLASLAEGVYGVDAWERCIFVNPAALTMLGFAASELIEVKIHDLFHRHTESGLPNHPEACPVLHTLRDGVKREAEVTFTRKDGSMFPVSLVASAMKQGTEIVGVVVAFQDITRHKQAEEALMQRTYELDQEIAERQVAQESLQEQALLLEKEMEERRAAQNELEQANERLEQRVRERTAELEAKNADLQNMLKSYVGRELKMVELKERIKALEAKI